The Betta splendens chromosome 4, fBetSpl5.4, whole genome shotgun sequence genome contains a region encoding:
- the LOC114853338 gene encoding B-type lectin plumieribetin-like — translation MSKNAIYKNHELRNGDFLESNNGKFRAYFQDDGNFVIYTWKPTWASDTDKTDATRLILQEDCNLVMYNKDHKPRWQSNSSSQGCTSCRLQLNDDGHMVLSKDGIPLWTSANSKGMK, via the exons ATGAGCAAGAACGCTATCTACAAGAACCACGAGCTCCGAAACGGGGACTTCCTGGAATCCAACAATGGGAAATTCAGGGCTTATTTCCAG GACGATGGTAACTTTGTCATCTACACCTGGAAACCGACCTGGGCTTCAGACACCGATAAAACGGACGCCACCCGGCTGATCTTGCAGGAAGACTGCAACCTGGTCATGTACAATAAGGATCACAAGCCCAGATGGCAGAGCAACTCCTCCTCCCAAGGCTGCACCTCCTGCCGCCTTCAGCTGAATGATGACGGTCATATGGTGTTGAGCAAAGATGGCATCCCCCTCTGGACCTCTGCCAACTCTAAAGGCATGAAGTGA
- the slc4a2b gene encoding anion exchange protein 2b isoform X1 translates to MSTPSASSQVTDAVASVIHSPEAPASPLHSSPHPEEEEDGDLNKALGIERFQQILSPTAVPDEQHHNYHEEDIEYHRHSSHHIHRPLSKLPSEGRRKKSSKKRKKDKEHKSSHVATTGTIEEGEDEEEEEEEGAEATPAPSESEKVKDVEFFLFDEDQASRRDGESPRSPRELHVVPECGAAAGEDATCTDKAPPPDTPSPAPQSPTSDHNPLARLSSASRGYDLQERRRTGNMTGAEQAKYQRIPTDESEAQMLASADLDGIKSHRFEDVPGVRRHLVRKSTKGQIVHIGKDHKEPTSRSRKQDRTPHESLPVVLYRSASRPEGILLDMDSGQVVRYQKVFVELNELTMDKNQEMQWKETARWIKFEEDVEEETERWGKPHVASLSFRSLLELRKTISHGAVLLDLDQKTLPGIAHQVVEQMIISDQIKADDRANVLRALLLKHSHPSDEKEHSSPFPRNISAASLGSLITHHHSANHTHLPEPSVTDPLMGAMHSGPDMETRIDMDKNEVQKESGLSSGMHRSKSKHELKLLEKIPENAEATVVLVGSVDFLKQPTMAFVRLQEAVELESVLEVPVPVRFLFVLLGPPTSSMDYHQIGRSISTLMSDKQFHEAAYLADERQDLLNAINSFLDCSIVLPPSEMGGDELLRSVARFQREMMRKREEQEVKLLEPKSFEEKEALLTPLKRSDDPLERTGRPFGGLVRDVQRRYPKYLSDFKDALNSQCMAAVIFIYFAALSPAITFGGLLGEKTDGLIGVSELIISTSVQGMIFCLLGAQPLLVVGFSGPLLVFEEAFFTFCKANDIEYLTGRVWIGFWLIVIVMLTVAFEGSFLVRFVSRFTQEIFSFLISLIFICETFFKLIKIFSEHPLKSCSLNNSTGANVSLANRSLVPADSSEPEAGQGEPNTALLSLVLMAGTFLIAFYLRKFKNSAFFPGRLRRVIGDFGVPIAILIMVLVDYNIKDTYTQKLSVPDTFSVIHRAWIVSPLGSNGKFPIWMMFACCLPALLVFILIFMETQITTLIVSKKERMLVKGSGFHLDLMLIVVLGGTSALFGLPWMAAATVRSVTHVNALTVMSKAVAPGDKPRVQEVKEQRITGFLVAFMVGLSIVIGNLLRKIPLAVLFGIFLYMGVMSLNGIQLTERMMLLLMPPKYHPDHSYVRKVRTMRMHLFTCIQLVCLAVLWAVMSTQASLAFPFVLLLTVPVKMFLLARIFTPREVACLDADDAEPAFDERECHDEYSEMQMPV, encoded by the exons ATGAGCACCCCCAGCGCTTCGAGCCAGGTCACAGATGCCGTGGCATCAGTTATTCACAGC CCAGAGGCTCCTGCTTCTCCACTGCACAGTTCTCCacatccagaggaggaggaggatggagacctGAACAAAGCTTTGGGCATCGagcgtttccagcagatcctcagTCCCACAGCCGTCCCTGACGAGCAGCACCACAACTACCATGAAGAGGACATTGAAT ACCACCGTCACTCGTCTCACCACATCCACCGGCCTCTGTCCAAGCTGCCCTCTGAGGGGCgcaggaagaagagcagcaaaaagaggaagaaggacAAGGAGCACAAAAGCAGCCACGTCGCCACCACTGGCACCATagaagaaggagaggatgaagaggaggaagaggaggagggagcggaggcGACCCCTGCTCCATCCGAGTCGGAGAAAGTAAAAGATGTGGAG TTCTTTTTATTTGACGAAGACCAAGCGTCCAGGCGAGATGGAGAGAGCCCTCGCTCGCCCCGAGAGCTGCACGTGGTTCCAGAGTGCGGCGCCGCTGCAGGCGAAGATGCGACCTGCACAGA CAAAGCGCCTCCTCCTGACACTCCCAGCCCCGCTCCTCAGTCTCCCACCTCCGATCACAACCCTCTGGCCAGGCTTTCGTCCGCCAGCCGCGGCTACGACCTGCAGGAGCGCCGCCGCACGGGCAACATGACGGGCGCCGAGCAGGCCAAGTACCAGCGCATCCCCACGGACGAGAGCGAGGCGCAGATGCTGGCCTCGGCCGACCTGGACGGCATTAAGA GCCATCGCTTTGAAGATGTCCCCGGCGTGCGCCGGCACCTGGTCAGGAAGAGCACCAAGGGGCAGATCGTGCACATCGGCAAAGACCACAAAGAGCCGACGAGCCGCAGCCGCAAACAGGACCGAACTCCACACGAG tcgTTGCCCGTGGTTCTGTACCGCTCTGCCTCGCGGCCCGAAGGCATCCTGCTGGACATGGACTCGGGTCAAGTGGTGCGCTATCAGAAG GTGTTTGTGGAGCTGAATGAGCTCACCATGGACAAGAACCAGGAGATGCAGTGGAAGGAGACGGCTCGTTGGATCAAGTttgaggaggatgtggaggaggagacggagcgcTGGGGGAAACCACACGTGGCCTCGCTGTCTTTCCGCAGTCTGCTGGAGCTGAGGAAGACCATCTCCCACG gtgcCGTGCTGCTGGACTTGGACCAGAAGACGCTGCCCGGCATCGCCCATCAGGTGGTGGAGCAGATGATCATCTCCGACCAGATCAAAGCCGACGATCGAGCCAACGTCCTGAGggctctgctgctcaaacacag TCACCCGAGCGACGAGAAGGAGCACAGCAGCCCCTTCCCTAGGAACATCTCTGCCGCCAGCCTGGGCAGCCTGATCACACACCACCACAGTGCCAACCACACCCACCTGCCTGAGCCGTCTGTCACCGACCCGCTCATGGGCGCCATGCACTCTGGGCCCGACATGGAAACGCGCATCGACATGGACAAGAATGAAGTACAG AAGGAGTCGGGCCTGAGCAGCGGCATGCACCGCTCCAAGTCCAAACAcgagctgaagctgctggagaagaTTCCTGAGAACGCAGAGGCCACGGTGGTTCTTGTTG GCAGCGTGGACTTCCTGAAGCAGCCCACCATGGCGTTTGTGCGTctgcaggaggcggtggagcTGGAGTCGGTGCTGGAGGTGCCCGTTCCCGTCAGGTTCCTGTTCGTTCTGCTGGGACCGCCCACCAGCAGCATGGACTACCACCAGATAGGGCGCTCCATCTCCACACTCATGTCCGACAAG CAATTCCATGAGGCCGCCTACCTGGCAGACGAGAGACAGGACCTGCTGAATGCCATCAACAGCTTCCTGGACTGCAGCATCGTGCTGCCGCCGTCAGAGATGGGTGGAGACGAGTTGCTGCGCTCGGTCGCTCGCTTCCAGCGGGAGATGATGCGCAAgagggaggaacaggaagtgaagctgctggagcccaaGAGCTTTGAGGAGAAAG AGGCCCTGCTCACGCCGCTGAAGAGGTCCGACGACCCCCTGGAGCGCACCGGCCGCCCCTTCGGTGGGCTGGTCCGAGACGTGCAGCGCCGCTACCCCAAGTACCTCAGCGACTTCAAGGACGCGCTGAACAGCCAGTGCATGGCTGCCGTGATCTTCATCTACTTCGCTGCTCTGTCCCCGGCCATAACGTTCGGAGGCCTGCTGG gtgagaagACGGACGGCCTGATCGGCGTGTCCGAGCTCATCATCTCCACGTCGGTGCAGGGGATGATCTTCTGCCTGCTCGGGGCTCAGCCGCTGCTGGTTGTGGGTTTCTCTGGTCCCCTGCTGGTGTTTGAAGAAGCCTTTTTCACA TTCTGCAAGGCCAACGACATTGAGTACCTCACTGGCCGCGTGTGGATCGGCTTCTGGCTCATTGTTATTGTGATGCTCACCGTGGCCTTTGAGGGAAGTTTCCTGGTTCGCTTCGTCTCCCGCTTCACTCAGGAGATCTTCTCCTTCCTTATCTCACTCATCTTCATCTGCGAGACCTTCTTTAAACTCATCAAG ATTTTCAGTGAGCACCCACTGAAGAGCTGCTCCCTCAACAACAGCACAGGAGCGAACGTCTCGTTGGCAAACCGGTCCCTGGTGCCGGCCGACAGCTCCGAGCCCGAGGCGGGCCAAGGCGAGCCCAACACCGCGCTGCTGTCTCTGGTTCTCATGGCCGGAACCTTTCTAATCGCTTTCTACCTGCGCAAATTCAAGAACAGCGCGTTCTTCCCTGGGAGG CTTCGCAGGGTAATTGGAGATTTTGGGGTTCCGATCGCTATCCTCATCATGGTGCTGGTGGATTACAACATAAAAGACACATATACCCAA AAACTGAGCGTCCCAGACACTTTCTCTGTGATCCATCGGGCCTGGATTGTCAGCCCGCTGGGTTCCAACGGTAAATTTCCCATATGGATGATGTTCGCCTGCTGTCTGCCTGCTCTGCTggtcttcatcctcatcttcatggAGACACAGATCACCAC CCTCATCGTGAGCAAAAAGGAGCGTATGCTGGTGAAGGGCTCCGGCTTCCACCTGGACCTGATGCTGATCGTGGTTCTGGGCGGCACCTCGGCTCTGTTCGGACTGCCGTGGATGGCGGCTGCCACCGTCCGCTCAGTGACCCACGTCAACGCACTCACCGTCATGAGTAAGGCCGTCGCCCCTGGCGACAAGCCTCGCGtgcaggaggtgaaggagcagaggatCACCGGGTTCCTGGTGGCCTTCATGGTTG GCCTTTCCATCGTGATAGGGAACCTGCTGCGTAAGATCCCTCTGGCTGTGCTGTTCGGTATCTTCCTCTACATGGGTGTAATGTCGCTCAATGGTATTCAGCTCACAGAGcggatgatgctgctgctcatgcCTCCAAAGTATCACCCTGACCACAGCTACGTGCGCAAG GTTCGCACGATGCGCATGCATCTGTTCACCTGCATCCAGCTGGTGTGCTTGGCGGTCCTCTGGGCGGTCATGTCCACACAGGCCTCGCTGGCTTTCCCCTTTGTCCTGCTCCTCACGGTTCCTGTCAAGATGTTCCTGCTGGCACGCATCTTCACTCCCAGAGAGGTGGCATGC ttggacgCAGATGACGCAGAGCCGGCGTTCGACGAGCGCGAGTGTCACGACGAGTACTCAGAGATGCAGATGCCAGTGTAA
- the LOC114853341 gene encoding B-type lectin plumieribetin-like isoform X2 has protein sequence MSKNAIYKNHELRNGDFLESNNGKFRAFFQDDGNFVIYTWKPTWASDTDKTDATRLILQEDCNLVMYNKDHKPRWQSNSSSQGCTSCRLQLNDDGNLVLSKDGIPLWTSANSKGMK, from the exons ATGAGCAAGAACGCCATCTACAAGAACCACGAGCTCCGAAACGGGGACTTCCTGGAATCCAACAATGGGAAATTCAGGGCTTTTTTCCAG GACGATGGTAACTTTGTCATCTACACCTGGAAACCGACCTGGGCTTCAGACACAGATAAAACGGACGCCACCCGGCTGATCTTGCAGGAAGACTGCAACCTGGTCATGTACAATAAGGATCACAAGCCCAGGTGGCAGAGCAACTCCTCCTCCCAAGGCTGCACCTCCTGCCGCCTTCAGCTGAATGATGACGGTAATCTGGTGTTGAGCAAAGATGGCATCCCCCTCTGGACCTCTGCCAACTCTAAAGGCATGAAGTGA
- the LOC114853341 gene encoding B-type lectin plumieribetin-like isoform X1, protein MNLTNFTPLCLCLQTDFSGKIKTVRNMSKNAIYKNHELRNGDFLESNNGKFRAFFQDDGNFVIYTWKPTWASDTDKTDATRLILQEDCNLVMYNKDHKPRWQSNSSSQGCTSCRLQLNDDGNLVLSKDGIPLWTSANSKGMK, encoded by the exons ATGAATCTCACCAATTTCACTCCACTTTGCCTCTGTTTGCAGACTGACTTCAGTGGGAAAATCAAAACTGTGAG AAACATGAGCAAGAACGCCATCTACAAGAACCACGAGCTCCGAAACGGGGACTTCCTGGAATCCAACAATGGGAAATTCAGGGCTTTTTTCCAG GACGATGGTAACTTTGTCATCTACACCTGGAAACCGACCTGGGCTTCAGACACAGATAAAACGGACGCCACCCGGCTGATCTTGCAGGAAGACTGCAACCTGGTCATGTACAATAAGGATCACAAGCCCAGGTGGCAGAGCAACTCCTCCTCCCAAGGCTGCACCTCCTGCCGCCTTCAGCTGAATGATGACGGTAATCTGGTGTTGAGCAAAGATGGCATCCCCCTCTGGACCTCTGCCAACTCTAAAGGCATGAAGTGA
- the slc4a2b gene encoding anion exchange protein 2b isoform X2 produces the protein MSTPSASSQVTDAVASVIHSPEAPASPLHSSPHPEEEEDGDLNKALGIERFQQILSPTAVPDEQHHNYHEEDIEYHRHSSHHIHRPLSKLPSEGRRKKSSKKRKKDKEHKSSHVATTGTIEEGEDEEEEEEEGAEATPAPSESEKVKDVEFFLFDEDQASRRDGESPRSPRELHVVPECGAAAGEDATCTDKAPPPDTPSPAPQSPTSDHNPLARLSSASRGYDLQERRRTGNMTGAEQAKYQRIPTDESEAQMLASADLDGIKSHRFEDVPGVRRHLVRKSTKGQIVHIGKDHKEPTSRSRKQDRTPHEVFVELNELTMDKNQEMQWKETARWIKFEEDVEEETERWGKPHVASLSFRSLLELRKTISHGAVLLDLDQKTLPGIAHQVVEQMIISDQIKADDRANVLRALLLKHSHPSDEKEHSSPFPRNISAASLGSLITHHHSANHTHLPEPSVTDPLMGAMHSGPDMETRIDMDKNEVQKESGLSSGMHRSKSKHELKLLEKIPENAEATVVLVGSVDFLKQPTMAFVRLQEAVELESVLEVPVPVRFLFVLLGPPTSSMDYHQIGRSISTLMSDKQFHEAAYLADERQDLLNAINSFLDCSIVLPPSEMGGDELLRSVARFQREMMRKREEQEVKLLEPKSFEEKEALLTPLKRSDDPLERTGRPFGGLVRDVQRRYPKYLSDFKDALNSQCMAAVIFIYFAALSPAITFGGLLGEKTDGLIGVSELIISTSVQGMIFCLLGAQPLLVVGFSGPLLVFEEAFFTFCKANDIEYLTGRVWIGFWLIVIVMLTVAFEGSFLVRFVSRFTQEIFSFLISLIFICETFFKLIKIFSEHPLKSCSLNNSTGANVSLANRSLVPADSSEPEAGQGEPNTALLSLVLMAGTFLIAFYLRKFKNSAFFPGRLRRVIGDFGVPIAILIMVLVDYNIKDTYTQKLSVPDTFSVIHRAWIVSPLGSNGKFPIWMMFACCLPALLVFILIFMETQITTLIVSKKERMLVKGSGFHLDLMLIVVLGGTSALFGLPWMAAATVRSVTHVNALTVMSKAVAPGDKPRVQEVKEQRITGFLVAFMVGLSIVIGNLLRKIPLAVLFGIFLYMGVMSLNGIQLTERMMLLLMPPKYHPDHSYVRKVRTMRMHLFTCIQLVCLAVLWAVMSTQASLAFPFVLLLTVPVKMFLLARIFTPREVACLDADDAEPAFDERECHDEYSEMQMPV, from the exons ATGAGCACCCCCAGCGCTTCGAGCCAGGTCACAGATGCCGTGGCATCAGTTATTCACAGC CCAGAGGCTCCTGCTTCTCCACTGCACAGTTCTCCacatccagaggaggaggaggatggagacctGAACAAAGCTTTGGGCATCGagcgtttccagcagatcctcagTCCCACAGCCGTCCCTGACGAGCAGCACCACAACTACCATGAAGAGGACATTGAAT ACCACCGTCACTCGTCTCACCACATCCACCGGCCTCTGTCCAAGCTGCCCTCTGAGGGGCgcaggaagaagagcagcaaaaagaggaagaaggacAAGGAGCACAAAAGCAGCCACGTCGCCACCACTGGCACCATagaagaaggagaggatgaagaggaggaagaggaggagggagcggaggcGACCCCTGCTCCATCCGAGTCGGAGAAAGTAAAAGATGTGGAG TTCTTTTTATTTGACGAAGACCAAGCGTCCAGGCGAGATGGAGAGAGCCCTCGCTCGCCCCGAGAGCTGCACGTGGTTCCAGAGTGCGGCGCCGCTGCAGGCGAAGATGCGACCTGCACAGA CAAAGCGCCTCCTCCTGACACTCCCAGCCCCGCTCCTCAGTCTCCCACCTCCGATCACAACCCTCTGGCCAGGCTTTCGTCCGCCAGCCGCGGCTACGACCTGCAGGAGCGCCGCCGCACGGGCAACATGACGGGCGCCGAGCAGGCCAAGTACCAGCGCATCCCCACGGACGAGAGCGAGGCGCAGATGCTGGCCTCGGCCGACCTGGACGGCATTAAGA GCCATCGCTTTGAAGATGTCCCCGGCGTGCGCCGGCACCTGGTCAGGAAGAGCACCAAGGGGCAGATCGTGCACATCGGCAAAGACCACAAAGAGCCGACGAGCCGCAGCCGCAAACAGGACCGAACTCCACACGAG GTGTTTGTGGAGCTGAATGAGCTCACCATGGACAAGAACCAGGAGATGCAGTGGAAGGAGACGGCTCGTTGGATCAAGTttgaggaggatgtggaggaggagacggagcgcTGGGGGAAACCACACGTGGCCTCGCTGTCTTTCCGCAGTCTGCTGGAGCTGAGGAAGACCATCTCCCACG gtgcCGTGCTGCTGGACTTGGACCAGAAGACGCTGCCCGGCATCGCCCATCAGGTGGTGGAGCAGATGATCATCTCCGACCAGATCAAAGCCGACGATCGAGCCAACGTCCTGAGggctctgctgctcaaacacag TCACCCGAGCGACGAGAAGGAGCACAGCAGCCCCTTCCCTAGGAACATCTCTGCCGCCAGCCTGGGCAGCCTGATCACACACCACCACAGTGCCAACCACACCCACCTGCCTGAGCCGTCTGTCACCGACCCGCTCATGGGCGCCATGCACTCTGGGCCCGACATGGAAACGCGCATCGACATGGACAAGAATGAAGTACAG AAGGAGTCGGGCCTGAGCAGCGGCATGCACCGCTCCAAGTCCAAACAcgagctgaagctgctggagaagaTTCCTGAGAACGCAGAGGCCACGGTGGTTCTTGTTG GCAGCGTGGACTTCCTGAAGCAGCCCACCATGGCGTTTGTGCGTctgcaggaggcggtggagcTGGAGTCGGTGCTGGAGGTGCCCGTTCCCGTCAGGTTCCTGTTCGTTCTGCTGGGACCGCCCACCAGCAGCATGGACTACCACCAGATAGGGCGCTCCATCTCCACACTCATGTCCGACAAG CAATTCCATGAGGCCGCCTACCTGGCAGACGAGAGACAGGACCTGCTGAATGCCATCAACAGCTTCCTGGACTGCAGCATCGTGCTGCCGCCGTCAGAGATGGGTGGAGACGAGTTGCTGCGCTCGGTCGCTCGCTTCCAGCGGGAGATGATGCGCAAgagggaggaacaggaagtgaagctgctggagcccaaGAGCTTTGAGGAGAAAG AGGCCCTGCTCACGCCGCTGAAGAGGTCCGACGACCCCCTGGAGCGCACCGGCCGCCCCTTCGGTGGGCTGGTCCGAGACGTGCAGCGCCGCTACCCCAAGTACCTCAGCGACTTCAAGGACGCGCTGAACAGCCAGTGCATGGCTGCCGTGATCTTCATCTACTTCGCTGCTCTGTCCCCGGCCATAACGTTCGGAGGCCTGCTGG gtgagaagACGGACGGCCTGATCGGCGTGTCCGAGCTCATCATCTCCACGTCGGTGCAGGGGATGATCTTCTGCCTGCTCGGGGCTCAGCCGCTGCTGGTTGTGGGTTTCTCTGGTCCCCTGCTGGTGTTTGAAGAAGCCTTTTTCACA TTCTGCAAGGCCAACGACATTGAGTACCTCACTGGCCGCGTGTGGATCGGCTTCTGGCTCATTGTTATTGTGATGCTCACCGTGGCCTTTGAGGGAAGTTTCCTGGTTCGCTTCGTCTCCCGCTTCACTCAGGAGATCTTCTCCTTCCTTATCTCACTCATCTTCATCTGCGAGACCTTCTTTAAACTCATCAAG ATTTTCAGTGAGCACCCACTGAAGAGCTGCTCCCTCAACAACAGCACAGGAGCGAACGTCTCGTTGGCAAACCGGTCCCTGGTGCCGGCCGACAGCTCCGAGCCCGAGGCGGGCCAAGGCGAGCCCAACACCGCGCTGCTGTCTCTGGTTCTCATGGCCGGAACCTTTCTAATCGCTTTCTACCTGCGCAAATTCAAGAACAGCGCGTTCTTCCCTGGGAGG CTTCGCAGGGTAATTGGAGATTTTGGGGTTCCGATCGCTATCCTCATCATGGTGCTGGTGGATTACAACATAAAAGACACATATACCCAA AAACTGAGCGTCCCAGACACTTTCTCTGTGATCCATCGGGCCTGGATTGTCAGCCCGCTGGGTTCCAACGGTAAATTTCCCATATGGATGATGTTCGCCTGCTGTCTGCCTGCTCTGCTggtcttcatcctcatcttcatggAGACACAGATCACCAC CCTCATCGTGAGCAAAAAGGAGCGTATGCTGGTGAAGGGCTCCGGCTTCCACCTGGACCTGATGCTGATCGTGGTTCTGGGCGGCACCTCGGCTCTGTTCGGACTGCCGTGGATGGCGGCTGCCACCGTCCGCTCAGTGACCCACGTCAACGCACTCACCGTCATGAGTAAGGCCGTCGCCCCTGGCGACAAGCCTCGCGtgcaggaggtgaaggagcagaggatCACCGGGTTCCTGGTGGCCTTCATGGTTG GCCTTTCCATCGTGATAGGGAACCTGCTGCGTAAGATCCCTCTGGCTGTGCTGTTCGGTATCTTCCTCTACATGGGTGTAATGTCGCTCAATGGTATTCAGCTCACAGAGcggatgatgctgctgctcatgcCTCCAAAGTATCACCCTGACCACAGCTACGTGCGCAAG GTTCGCACGATGCGCATGCATCTGTTCACCTGCATCCAGCTGGTGTGCTTGGCGGTCCTCTGGGCGGTCATGTCCACACAGGCCTCGCTGGCTTTCCCCTTTGTCCTGCTCCTCACGGTTCCTGTCAAGATGTTCCTGCTGGCACGCATCTTCACTCCCAGAGAGGTGGCATGC ttggacgCAGATGACGCAGAGCCGGCGTTCGACGAGCGCGAGTGTCACGACGAGTACTCAGAGATGCAGATGCCAGTGTAA
- the LOC114853340 gene encoding B-type lectin plumieribetin-like, translated as MSKNAIYKNHELRNGDFLESNNRKFRAFFQDDGNFVIYTWKPTWASDTDKTDATRLILQEDCNLVMYNKDHKPRWQSNSSSQGCTSCRLQLNDDGNLVLSKDGIPLWTSANSKGMK; from the exons ATGAGCAAGAACGCCATCTACAAGAACCACGAGCTCCGAAACGGGGACTTCCTGGAATCCAACAATAGGAAATTCAGGGCTTTTTTCCAG GACGATGGTAACTTTGTCATCTACACCTGGAAACCGACCTGGGCTTCAGACACAGATAAAACGGACGCCACCCGGCTGATCTTGCAGGAAGACTGCAACCTGGTCATGTACAATAAGGATCACAAGCCCAGGTGGCAGAGCAACTCCTCCTCCCAAGGCTGCACCTCCTGCCGCCTTCAGCTGAATGATGACGGTAATCTGGTGTTGAGCAAAGATGGCATCCCCCTCTGGACCTCTGCCAACTCTAAAGGCATGAAGTGA